The Nitrospira tepida genome includes a window with the following:
- a CDS encoding ZIP family metal transporter, producing MIDLIGLGLVAGVIPVYLGIGVALALGKILPRSWEGALIGVATGVLAYLFFDLMHEAVELTGARDGVSWGVFLGSLGISLIGLVALESSQILGTGSTGRLLSLPYMIAVGMGLHNLGEGLAIGASYAAGEWVLSALLVTGFALHNGTEGFGIVGAAGKAPLPWLDVWWLGLLAGGPTCVGTLLSGQGLSPYFSIAFYTLAAGSLLYVILSLTAMSYTASRRLQVASGVFAGISLMYVTAMVLTLVSGIRS from the coding sequence ATGATTGACCTGATCGGGTTGGGCCTCGTGGCCGGCGTCATCCCGGTCTATCTCGGCATCGGCGTCGCCCTGGCGCTCGGCAAGATCCTGCCGCGATCCTGGGAGGGCGCCTTGATCGGCGTGGCGACGGGCGTGTTGGCCTACCTCTTTTTCGACCTCATGCACGAAGCCGTGGAGCTGACCGGCGCGCGGGATGGAGTCTCGTGGGGCGTGTTTCTGGGTAGTCTCGGCATCAGCTTGATCGGCCTCGTCGCGTTGGAATCCAGCCAGATCCTTGGGACCGGATCAACCGGCCGCCTGCTCTCGCTTCCGTACATGATCGCCGTCGGCATGGGGTTGCACAATCTGGGGGAAGGCTTGGCGATCGGCGCCAGCTATGCCGCCGGGGAGTGGGTCCTCAGCGCGCTGCTCGTAACCGGGTTTGCGCTCCACAACGGAACCGAAGGGTTCGGGATCGTTGGGGCTGCCGGAAAGGCTCCGTTGCCATGGCTCGATGTGTGGTGGCTTGGCCTGTTGGCCGGCGGTCCCACCTGCGTCGGCACCCTGTTGAGCGGGCAGGGCCTGTCTCCGTATTTCTCGATTGCCTTCTATACGCTCGCCGCCGGCTCGCTGCTCTATGTGATTCTGTCGCTCACCGCGATGTCCTACACGGCGTCGCGTCGTCTCCAAGTCGCCTCCGGCGTCTTTGCCGGCATCAGCCTCATGTATGTCACGGCCATGGTGCTGACCCTCGTGTCGGGCATCCGCAGCTAA
- a CDS encoding RNA polymerase sigma factor, with product MSLTSQDIERLFHECRQQLIRSLYRIVRCEDAAADLAQETYLRLVSLAPTTSVAYPRALLFRTAANLAIDYLRQGQARRRTGEALEAAADVPSAAPPADRALFDKQRLRIFLDAIDSLPPRSREAFLLHRVHDCSYRAIAAKLGVSESAVEKLIMRALLHCRRALQQRQAE from the coding sequence ATGAGCCTGACGTCCCAGGACATCGAGCGGCTGTTTCACGAGTGCCGGCAACAGTTGATCCGGTCGCTCTATCGCATCGTCCGCTGCGAAGATGCGGCCGCGGACCTGGCGCAGGAGACCTATTTGCGCCTGGTCAGCCTGGCCCCGACCACCTCCGTGGCCTATCCGCGCGCCCTGCTGTTTCGGACCGCCGCCAATTTGGCGATCGATTACCTGCGCCAAGGCCAGGCCAGGCGGCGGACGGGCGAGGCGCTCGAAGCGGCGGCGGACGTCCCCTCGGCGGCGCCCCCCGCCGATCGCGCTCTGTTCGACAAGCAGCGGCTCAGAATCTTCCTGGATGCCATCGACAGCCTGCCGCCTCGCAGCCGGGAAGCTTTTCTTTTGCATCGGGTCCACGACTGTTCCTACCGGGCCATCGCCGCCAAACTGGGCGTGTCCGAAAGCGCCGTGGAGAAATTGATCATGCGGGCGCTGCTCCATTGCCGGCGGGCGTTGCAACAACGCCAGGCGGAGTGA
- a CDS encoding redoxin domain-containing protein translates to MIATTHCFRCGGLLVPDYSGEGYARLTILKCVNCGRTPPGGASEPSKAAVSRWANSRQARQIPRHQSRIGRPAPPFRLMAVMNGEPMYLHSTRYRRRWVVLCFPGRLGLMERMVLDRQEHLFARADTALLVVAPDDLVADDPWARTSGPLSVPLLIDPMKRLARLYGVKHDVVAGRCHTFAIDPDNHVRFHHAHPLTVRSMEALRRRLSPRDVGTARRIVMSR, encoded by the coding sequence ATGATTGCCACGACACATTGTTTCCGATGCGGAGGTCTCTTGGTTCCGGACTATAGCGGCGAAGGGTATGCCCGTCTCACGATCCTGAAATGCGTCAATTGCGGGCGAACGCCGCCGGGCGGCGCGAGCGAACCCTCAAAGGCGGCTGTTTCCCGATGGGCCAATTCAAGGCAGGCGAGGCAGATTCCACGGCATCAGTCGCGGATCGGCCGCCCCGCCCCGCCGTTTCGGCTTATGGCGGTGATGAACGGGGAGCCGATGTACCTGCACTCGACTCGGTATCGCCGGCGATGGGTGGTCCTGTGCTTTCCCGGACGGCTGGGCCTGATGGAGCGGATGGTGCTCGACCGCCAGGAACATCTGTTCGCGCGGGCCGACACGGCGTTGCTCGTGGTCGCGCCCGACGATCTGGTTGCCGACGACCCCTGGGCAAGGACCTCCGGGCCGCTTTCGGTCCCGTTGTTGATCGATCCGATGAAGCGATTGGCCCGCCTGTACGGCGTCAAGCACGATGTGGTGGCAGGCCGATGCCACACCTTCGCCATCGATCCCGACAACCACGTCAGGTTCCACCATGCGCATCCCCTGACGGTCAGGAGCATGGAGGCGCTGCGACGGCGCCTCAGCCCGCGGGACGTGGGAACGGCCCGCCGTATCGTGATGAGCCGGTGA
- a CDS encoding SidA/IucD/PvdA family monooxygenase, whose amino-acid sequence MDTIRKIPASMLAGMTATTPSDDPLSRGRRCLLAGSRGGLARLPAVLAGAIERALECQRDDRPFPAGTAGEVLSAAEDLLGPVEVPTEGIGTDAALERLARVLAEYGLDLSHPRAAAHLQPPPLLVAVAADALASISNASLDTYDSGPSAIAVERWLIGALARMAKLGPKADGVLTPGGSISNLMGLLLARDRAARRRGVDIRRDGVGALPGPLVLCSECAHFSVQRACAALGLGEGAVRTVPTDGGRRMCARALGGLLRDLAPRHTLVAVVATAGTTDFGTMDPIPEIAPLAAEYGVWLHIDAAYGFGALFSERLADRLAGLERADSITVDLHKLGWQPAAASILLVSDHAAFAPLDREVAYLNPTDDQAAGYDGLLGRSLQTTRRPDAVKVVATLLAYGRRGLGDMVDACHGLACRAQERIEAEPNLELVSPAELTTVVFRYRCTHRHRGDLAQIEDDINGELRRRLLERGMALIGRTAVRGQGPDSPERVCLKLTLLNPTASPHEIDHLLDAALEAGRECEEERRLSAMDRVITEDPAGDRREHDVIAIGCGPFNLGLAALASTITGLDLVVLEARPELRWHPGLMFDDARLQLSFLADLVTLVDPTHPLSFLAYLRDVDRMYPFYIREQFHPTRVEYEDYLRWAASRLPAVRFSHRVEAVHWDEARERFVVETTRGDGARLALAAKHLVIGIGTESYVPEALAGLPADRLVRAGDYLDRRSEVERASHVTVVGAGQSGAEIMVDLLTQNLAGGPAVSWLTRTRSFAPLDYTKLVLEMTTPAYVRYFHRLPQPVKDRLVAEQWQHYKGISTETLEQIHDLLYRRRLKLESSPVDLRCGVTIESARQDGSGRPVLHCRHRDTGAVFPHSTDLVIAATGYRHRRASFLGPIEGRLRRDEQGRYKVRLDHSLELADSISGRIFVAHADLHSHGAAAPDLGIAPYRNAVILNAIVGREVYRLPISTAFSTFDAPGSDTGAFVSAHPGESAVLAPACDSAPRHALRRTAGDPTRSGACRA is encoded by the coding sequence ATGGACACCATTCGCAAGATCCCTGCATCGATGTTGGCCGGCATGACAGCGACCACGCCGTCCGACGACCCGTTGTCGAGGGGGCGCCGCTGCCTCCTGGCCGGTTCGCGCGGAGGGCTCGCCCGGCTTCCGGCGGTGCTCGCAGGAGCCATCGAGCGGGCGCTCGAATGCCAGCGCGATGACCGGCCGTTCCCTGCCGGTACGGCCGGGGAGGTGCTGAGCGCCGCTGAGGACCTGCTCGGGCCGGTCGAAGTGCCCACCGAGGGGATCGGCACGGACGCGGCGTTGGAACGACTGGCCAGAGTGCTGGCGGAATACGGACTCGACCTGTCCCATCCGCGGGCGGCGGCGCACCTGCAGCCGCCGCCGCTCTTGGTGGCAGTTGCCGCCGATGCGCTGGCCAGCATCAGCAATGCGTCGTTGGATACCTATGATTCCGGTCCGTCTGCGATTGCCGTGGAACGCTGGTTGATCGGGGCGCTCGCCCGGATGGCCAAGCTGGGGCCGAAGGCGGACGGCGTCCTCACACCGGGCGGCTCGATCTCGAATCTCATGGGCCTGCTGCTGGCGCGCGACCGGGCCGCCCGGCGACGCGGAGTGGACATTCGCCGCGATGGGGTCGGGGCGCTGCCCGGTCCTCTGGTGCTCTGCTCGGAATGTGCGCATTTCTCGGTCCAGCGGGCCTGCGCCGCCTTGGGATTGGGGGAAGGCGCCGTCCGCACCGTCCCGACGGACGGAGGCCGGCGGATGTGTGCTCGGGCGTTGGGGGGCCTCCTGCGCGACCTGGCTCCACGCCACACGCTTGTGGCGGTCGTTGCCACCGCGGGCACGACGGACTTCGGGACGATGGACCCAATTCCGGAGATCGCGCCACTCGCCGCGGAGTATGGCGTCTGGCTGCACATCGATGCCGCGTACGGCTTCGGCGCCTTGTTCTCCGAGCGCCTGGCGGATCGGCTGGCGGGTCTGGAGCGAGCCGACTCGATCACCGTAGACCTGCACAAGCTCGGCTGGCAGCCGGCGGCGGCGAGTATCTTGCTCGTGTCTGACCACGCCGCGTTCGCCCCGTTGGACCGCGAAGTCGCCTATCTGAACCCGACCGATGATCAGGCGGCGGGCTACGACGGCCTGCTCGGCCGTAGCCTGCAGACGACGCGCCGGCCGGATGCGGTGAAGGTCGTCGCCACGTTGCTGGCCTACGGCCGCCGGGGATTGGGGGATATGGTCGATGCCTGCCACGGCTTGGCCTGCCGCGCGCAGGAGCGGATCGAAGCCGAACCCAACCTGGAACTGGTGTCGCCGGCCGAGCTCACGACCGTCGTGTTCCGGTACCGGTGCACACATCGGCACCGGGGGGATCTGGCCCAGATCGAGGACGACATCAACGGCGAATTGCGGCGGCGCCTGCTGGAGCGCGGGATGGCGCTGATCGGCCGCACCGCGGTGCGCGGGCAAGGGCCCGATTCACCCGAGCGCGTCTGCCTGAAGCTGACCCTGCTCAATCCCACCGCCTCCCCGCACGAGATCGACCACCTCCTCGACGCGGCGCTGGAGGCGGGCCGGGAGTGTGAAGAGGAGCGGCGGCTGTCAGCGATGGATCGGGTCATCACGGAGGACCCGGCCGGGGATCGGCGCGAGCATGATGTCATCGCGATCGGCTGCGGGCCGTTCAACCTGGGGTTGGCCGCGCTCGCGTCGACCATCACCGGGTTGGATCTTGTCGTCCTCGAGGCGCGCCCCGAGCTGCGGTGGCATCCCGGGTTGATGTTCGACGATGCCCGGCTCCAGCTCAGCTTCCTCGCCGACCTGGTGACGCTGGTCGATCCGACGCACCCACTGTCGTTCTTGGCCTACCTCCGGGACGTCGATCGCATGTACCCGTTCTACATCCGCGAGCAGTTTCATCCGACCCGCGTCGAATACGAGGACTACCTCCGGTGGGCGGCCTCCCGATTGCCGGCCGTGCGGTTCTCGCACCGGGTCGAAGCGGTTCACTGGGACGAAGCCCGGGAGCGGTTTGTCGTTGAAACGACGCGTGGCGACGGCGCGCGGCTCGCCCTGGCGGCCAAACATTTGGTGATCGGCATCGGCACCGAATCGTACGTGCCCGAGGCGTTGGCCGGACTGCCGGCGGACAGGCTGGTGCGCGCCGGAGACTATCTGGACCGCCGGAGCGAGGTGGAACGCGCATCGCATGTGACGGTGGTCGGCGCCGGGCAATCCGGCGCCGAGATCATGGTCGATCTGCTGACGCAGAATCTGGCCGGCGGGCCCGCCGTGAGCTGGCTGACCCGGACGCGGTCGTTCGCGCCCCTCGACTACACGAAGCTCGTCCTGGAGATGACGACGCCGGCCTACGTCCGGTACTTCCATCGGTTGCCCCAGCCGGTGAAAGACCGGCTGGTCGCCGAACAGTGGCAGCACTACAAGGGGATCTCGACCGAAACCCTGGAGCAGATCCACGACCTGCTGTACCGGCGGCGGCTCAAGCTCGAATCGTCCCCGGTCGACCTCCGGTGCGGTGTCACGATCGAGTCGGCCCGGCAGGACGGGTCCGGCCGGCCGGTCCTGCACTGTCGCCATCGCGACACCGGGGCGGTCTTCCCGCACAGCACGGATCTCGTGATCGCGGCGACCGGGTACCGGCACCGCCGGGCGTCCTTTCTCGGCCCGATCGAGGGGAGGCTGCGCCGAGACGAGCAGGGGCGCTACAAAGTCCGACTCGATCATTCCCTGGAGCTGGCCGACTCGATCAGCGGGCGCATCTTCGTCGCCCACGCGGACCTGCACAGTCATGGCGCGGCCGCGCCGGATCTCGGCATCGCGCCGTACCGCAATGCCGTCATTCTCAATGCCATCGTGGGGCGAGAAGTCTACCGGCTCCCGATATCAACGGCGTTCAGCACCTTCGACGCCCCGGGGTCCGACACAGGAGCGTTCGTTTCGGCGCATCCAGGAGAAAGTGCGGTGCTTGCGCCGGCTTGCGACTCCGCACCTAGGCACGCCCTGCGCAGGACAGCCGGCGATCCCACACGTTCGGGCGCGTGTCGAGCATGA
- a CDS encoding FecR family protein gives MPTSDERPPFDPPLGEEPTPSDEALAWFTRLRSGRLSPEERREFDRWRQNSPGHARAFDEVCELWDDPALKAAALVADERSPFLGSTAPPRRRRLTRMLQAAAVAALVIGLGLQLDLPTRLTADQQTAAGERRTIQLPDRSTVTLNTDSALAVQFNAATRRVRLLKGEAWFQVQPEEGRAFIVESGRLLTRAVGTEFLVREERQGVRVTVVEGMVELAPNGPAWAPLRVEAGRQVSVDAGGPGPVREADLSTATAWLKGRLVVDNVRLGDLVGELRRYHAGAILVVNPSIADIKVSGSYTLADPAGVLTTLTQTLPVRMARLTNRLVILF, from the coding sequence ATGCCGACCTCCGACGAACGGCCGCCATTCGATCCGCCGCTCGGCGAGGAGCCGACCCCATCCGATGAGGCGCTCGCTTGGTTCACACGCCTGAGGTCCGGCCGCCTCTCGCCGGAGGAGCGGCGAGAATTCGACCGGTGGCGGCAGAACAGTCCGGGCCATGCGCGGGCCTTCGACGAGGTCTGCGAGCTGTGGGACGATCCGGCGCTCAAGGCCGCGGCCTTGGTGGCGGACGAGCGCTCGCCTTTCCTTGGTTCAACGGCCCCACCGCGACGACGCCGGCTCACGCGGATGCTGCAAGCGGCCGCGGTGGCCGCGCTTGTGATTGGCCTCGGCCTGCAACTGGACCTTCCGACTCGCCTGACCGCCGACCAGCAGACCGCCGCCGGCGAGCGGCGCACGATTCAACTCCCCGACCGCTCCACGGTGACGCTGAACACCGACAGCGCCTTGGCCGTGCAATTCAACGCGGCCACCCGGCGCGTGCGCCTGTTGAAGGGCGAAGCGTGGTTTCAGGTGCAACCGGAGGAAGGGCGGGCGTTCATCGTGGAAAGCGGGCGGCTCCTGACCCGCGCCGTGGGAACCGAATTTCTTGTTCGGGAAGAACGGCAAGGGGTCCGGGTCACCGTCGTCGAGGGTATGGTGGAGTTGGCGCCGAACGGACCGGCTTGGGCGCCGCTTCGCGTGGAGGCAGGCCGGCAGGTCTCCGTCGATGCGGGCGGTCCCGGGCCAGTGCGCGAGGCGGATCTCTCGACTGCCACGGCCTGGCTCAAGGGCCGCCTCGTGGTCGATAACGTCCGTCTGGGGGATCTGGTCGGGGAACTGCGCCGGTACCATGCGGGCGCCATTCTCGTCGTGAATCCTTCCATCGCCGACATCAAAGTCAGCGGCAGTTACACGCTCGCCGATCCCGCCGGCGTGCTCACGACGTTGACGCAGACGCTGCCGGTTCGAATGGCCCGCCTCACGAATCGCCTCGTCATCCTCTTCTAA
- a CDS encoding PepSY-associated TM helix domain-containing protein — MAGSPVAVQEPVAASAEVGAAPPPASTVLRHPLRRLWLQTHLYLGLVVGGLFVLVSLTGSLLVFYKAIDGWLNPDLLRSRSAGESRPLNDIVAAARAARPNGGGLEHIRLPDHPDDTVLVWYTIPTHDPEEPRWIEVRIDPATAEVLSPGREWGGTLVSFIYELHESLLIDKPGQTIVGFLGLFLLVSVGTGLYLWWPSLGRLRQAFSCKPGRSVIRWHYDLHKLSGFYSAIILAVLAFTGVYLEFSEYVVPLVRIFSPVQEFPKKGDLRSSPPAPGAPALSAEQAVARAREIVPEGELKFLSVPDHPEGVFRIGLRQPGEVRESGGQSQVWLDQYSGAVLKVRDWRNFTAGDTFLAWLFPLHNGEAFGLAGRWIVFASGVIPLVLYVTGLRMWWLKRRAHQRQRAGTVASVAQERFAHD, encoded by the coding sequence ATGGCCGGATCGCCCGTCGCCGTTCAAGAGCCTGTCGCTGCCTCGGCGGAGGTCGGCGCCGCCCCGCCGCCCGCCTCCACTGTGCTCCGGCATCCGCTTCGCCGACTGTGGTTGCAAACCCACCTCTACCTCGGCCTGGTCGTCGGCGGCCTCTTCGTGCTCGTCAGCCTCACCGGCAGCCTGCTCGTGTTTTATAAGGCCATCGACGGATGGCTCAATCCGGATCTGCTCCGCAGCCGGTCTGCGGGCGAATCCCGCCCGCTCAATGACATTGTCGCAGCGGCGCGGGCCGCAAGACCGAATGGAGGCGGCTTGGAGCACATCCGGCTTCCTGACCATCCGGACGATACGGTCCTGGTCTGGTACACGATTCCGACCCATGACCCGGAAGAACCCCGCTGGATCGAAGTTCGGATCGACCCGGCGACGGCCGAGGTGTTGAGCCCCGGCCGCGAGTGGGGCGGCACGCTGGTGTCGTTCATCTACGAACTGCACGAATCGTTGCTGATCGACAAACCAGGCCAAACCATCGTGGGCTTCCTCGGCCTGTTCCTGCTCGTCTCAGTCGGCACCGGCCTCTATCTCTGGTGGCCGAGCCTCGGCCGGCTGCGACAGGCGTTTTCATGCAAACCCGGTCGGAGCGTCATTCGGTGGCATTACGATCTCCACAAGCTCAGCGGTTTCTACAGCGCGATCATCCTGGCCGTGCTCGCGTTCACCGGCGTCTATCTGGAGTTCTCCGAGTATGTCGTTCCGCTGGTCAGAATCTTCTCGCCGGTGCAGGAATTTCCCAAGAAGGGCGACCTGCGCTCCAGTCCTCCCGCACCCGGCGCGCCGGCGCTGTCCGCCGAGCAGGCGGTGGCCCGCGCGCGGGAAATTGTTCCGGAAGGGGAACTCAAGTTTCTTTCGGTCCCGGACCATCCGGAGGGCGTCTTTCGAATCGGGCTGCGCCAGCCCGGCGAGGTGCGGGAATCAGGCGGGCAGAGCCAGGTGTGGCTCGATCAATACAGCGGCGCGGTCTTGAAGGTCCGCGACTGGCGGAACTTCACCGCCGGTGATACATTCCTGGCCTGGCTGTTCCCCCTGCACAACGGCGAGGCCTTCGGATTGGCGGGACGATGGATCGTGTTTGCGAGCGGCGTGATCCCATTGGTCCTCTACGTCACGGGACTTCGCATGTGGTGGCTGAAGCGGCGGGCCCATCAACGGCAGCGGGCAGGAACAGTCGCCTCGGTCGCGCAGGAGCGCTTCGCACATGATTGA
- a CDS encoding MFS transporter translates to MTLKLLLVLVTVIAVVGDSLLAPFYPHYFADVFGLRDPEHVGFYIGASCFTVMAAFPFWAWVARYLPALRLLVYTQLAAGLLCLLSYGAGSLPIFWLMSLGMFTFKASYLLIYPYLLSEEAKDRHVGTIGLLSVIVHLGGILGALLSGLVLQVLEPRHLFLVMAACDLTQALICLPLARDQQRGATGRATESLRAPSREPRSRATVLVYRLGAVMLLFYFSAFLTRPFFTLYWESMSGLDNRLVAGLVYAIPGIVALAALWLGARRGAGDEGRHRVVTALLAGLLGSLLQASPQELLVLIGRGIFGWALFQGAVRLDLLLFQRSDPERYATDFSKIHVFQQLGVLCSSFAAGSLVTTHGLRAPFVVASVGFVATILLYRWLLHPGAQPAVSRVTAAL, encoded by the coding sequence ATGACCCTCAAGCTCCTGCTGGTGCTGGTGACCGTCATCGCGGTGGTCGGCGACAGCTTGCTGGCTCCGTTTTATCCGCACTACTTTGCGGACGTGTTCGGCCTGCGCGATCCGGAGCACGTGGGCTTCTACATCGGAGCCTCTTGCTTCACCGTGATGGCGGCCTTTCCGTTCTGGGCCTGGGTCGCCAGGTATCTGCCCGCGCTGCGCCTGCTGGTCTACACCCAGCTCGCCGCCGGACTTCTGTGCCTGCTGTCGTATGGCGCCGGGTCGCTCCCGATCTTTTGGCTGATGTCGCTCGGGATGTTTACCTTCAAGGCCAGCTACCTGCTCATCTATCCCTACCTGCTGAGCGAGGAGGCCAAGGACCGCCATGTCGGCACGATCGGGTTGCTCTCCGTCATCGTGCACCTTGGAGGCATCCTCGGAGCGTTGCTCTCCGGCCTGGTCCTCCAAGTATTGGAGCCGCGCCATCTGTTCCTGGTCATGGCGGCCTGTGACCTGACGCAGGCGCTCATCTGCCTGCCGTTGGCAAGAGACCAGCAGCGCGGCGCGACCGGTCGGGCAACCGAGTCGCTCCGAGCGCCAAGCCGGGAGCCGAGAAGCCGGGCGACCGTCCTCGTCTACCGTCTCGGTGCGGTCATGCTGCTCTTCTATTTCAGCGCGTTTCTGACCCGGCCGTTCTTTACCCTGTACTGGGAGTCGATGTCCGGGCTGGACAATCGCCTGGTCGCCGGCCTGGTCTACGCGATTCCGGGAATCGTGGCCCTGGCGGCGCTGTGGCTCGGGGCGCGACGGGGCGCGGGTGACGAGGGCCGCCACAGGGTCGTCACGGCCCTTCTCGCGGGGCTGCTCGGGAGTCTGCTCCAAGCCTCTCCCCAGGAGCTGCTCGTGCTGATCGGGCGCGGCATCTTCGGCTGGGCGCTGTTCCAGGGGGCCGTTCGTCTCGACCTGCTGTTGTTTCAGCGGAGCGATCCCGAGCGCTACGCGACCGACTTCAGCAAGATCCACGTGTTTCAACAGCTCGGCGTCCTCTGCTCGTCATTCGCGGCCGGGTCGCTCGTGACAACCCATGGCCTTCGGGCGCCGTTTGTGGTCGCGTCGGTCGGATTTGTCGCGACCATCTTGTTGTATCGGTGGCTCTTACACCCTGGTGCGCAGCCGGCGGTCAGCAGGGTGACGGCCGCGTTATGA
- a CDS encoding GNAT family N-acetyltransferase, whose product MRRQDPCFEKDVPAVGRFTLRMLDVPDDIPLVHRWVTHERAKYWGMQQQSVDDVESAYREILRQPGSSVFLGFHDDEPAFLVERYHPMEDVVGRYYDARPGDRGMHILVAPTDRPIAQFTWHVFTVVMDFLFSEDSVERIVVEPDVRNEKIHRLNRRAGFEYQDIIQLPKKTAYLAFCTRARYQTALKRNGGERGWAPMSGADTGVSHLTPGLWSTVNVLLVRKIIREFAHELLLEPRRTGSEGGWEHYVLGTDSPDIEYRFRAKVLHLEHWHIDAASIEKYARGKRARLDALSFILEIRRLIGIDPAMLPTYMEEITSTLYGGAYKHANQELGAVELAHAGFQDIERGMAEGHPVFVANNGRIGFDVRDYRTYAPEVGADVRLVWLAAHKSRATFASASDLSYGDLMQKTLGAPTVQAFTEILRREGLNPDSYLFFPVHPWQWENKLACLFAPDLASRKLLYLGIGEEVYRAQQSIRTFFNFTRPEKHYIKTALSILNMGFMRGLSSSYMETTPAINEWIHALIEGDSYLRDSGFGILREVASVGYRHPHYEAAVTGDSPYKKMLAALWRESPVPRLAAGERLMTMAALLHRDRDGVALLPELIRASGVGAEQWVRRYLRCYLAPLLHCFYAHDLVFMPHGENIILVLRDHVPVRVVLKDIAEESAVLDARVLPEKVRRLSVSVPEEMKVLSLFVDVFDCFFRYLAELLWEERLCSETGFWRLVAECVLEYQWKHPELSEKFRRHDLFAAEFRRSCLNRLQIANNRQMIDLADPAKNLQFAGTLANPIAPFRSTGREDGHIREFIDEPTSVV is encoded by the coding sequence ATGCGAAGACAGGACCCATGTTTTGAGAAGGATGTTCCGGCTGTTGGTCGGTTCACGCTCCGGATGCTGGATGTGCCGGATGACATTCCGCTGGTGCACCGCTGGGTCACGCATGAGCGCGCCAAGTACTGGGGCATGCAACAGCAGTCCGTCGATGACGTCGAGTCGGCCTATAGGGAGATTCTGAGGCAGCCGGGTTCATCCGTGTTCCTCGGGTTTCACGACGACGAGCCGGCGTTTCTTGTCGAGCGCTATCACCCGATGGAGGACGTGGTGGGTCGCTATTACGACGCCCGCCCGGGCGACCGGGGCATGCATATCCTGGTGGCGCCGACAGACCGGCCGATCGCCCAGTTCACCTGGCATGTCTTCACCGTCGTCATGGATTTTCTCTTCAGCGAGGACTCGGTGGAGCGTATCGTGGTCGAGCCGGACGTCAGGAACGAGAAGATTCACCGGCTGAACAGGCGTGCCGGCTTCGAATACCAGGACATCATCCAGTTGCCGAAGAAGACCGCCTACCTGGCATTCTGTACGAGAGCCCGGTACCAGACTGCCCTCAAGCGGAACGGCGGCGAACGAGGCTGGGCCCCCATGTCCGGCGCGGACACCGGCGTTTCGCATCTGACTCCGGGCCTGTGGTCGACGGTCAATGTTCTTCTGGTCCGAAAGATCATTCGCGAGTTCGCTCACGAGCTGCTGCTGGAACCGCGGCGCACCGGCTCGGAAGGCGGCTGGGAACACTATGTTCTGGGCACCGACAGCCCGGACATCGAATATCGGTTTCGCGCGAAGGTGTTGCATCTGGAGCACTGGCACATCGACGCGGCCTCCATCGAAAAATACGCCCGCGGCAAAAGGGCCCGCCTCGATGCCCTGAGCTTCATCCTGGAAATCCGCCGGCTCATCGGCATCGACCCCGCCATGCTGCCGACCTATATGGAAGAGATCACGAGCACGTTGTATGGCGGCGCCTACAAGCATGCCAACCAGGAGCTTGGCGCGGTGGAACTCGCCCATGCCGGGTTCCAGGATATCGAACGAGGCATGGCGGAGGGGCATCCTGTATTCGTCGCGAACAACGGCCGCATCGGCTTCGACGTGCGGGATTATCGGACCTACGCGCCGGAGGTCGGAGCGGACGTTCGGCTCGTCTGGCTGGCCGCGCACAAGAGCCGTGCGACGTTCGCCTCCGCCAGCGACCTGAGCTATGGGGATCTGATGCAAAAGACGCTCGGCGCGCCAACCGTGCAGGCCTTCACCGAGATCCTGCGGCGGGAAGGGTTGAATCCGGACTCGTACCTCTTTTTCCCGGTTCACCCGTGGCAATGGGAGAACAAGCTCGCCTGTCTGTTCGCCCCCGACCTGGCCTCTCGGAAGTTGCTGTATCTCGGAATCGGCGAAGAGGTCTATCGCGCGCAGCAGAGCATCCGCACGTTCTTCAACTTTACGCGTCCGGAGAAACACTACATCAAAACCGCGCTGTCCATCTTGAACATGGGGTTCATGCGCGGGCTCTCCTCCTCTTACATGGAGACGACGCCCGCCATCAACGAATGGATCCATGCCCTGATCGAGGGGGACTCGTACTTGCGGGACAGCGGGTTCGGGATTCTGCGCGAGGTCGCGTCCGTCGGCTATCGGCACCCGCATTATGAAGCGGCGGTCACCGGGGACAGCCCCTATAAGAAAATGCTGGCTGCGCTCTGGCGCGAAAGCCCGGTGCCGCGCTTGGCGGCGGGAGAACGGCTCATGACGATGGCGGCGCTGTTGCATCGGGACCGTGACGGCGTCGCGCTCCTCCCGGAGCTCATCCGGGCGTCCGGCGTGGGCGCGGAGCAATGGGTGCGGCGATATCTCCGCTGTTATCTGGCTCCGCTCCTGCACTGCTTCTACGCGCACGATCTGGTGTTCATGCCGCACGGGGAGAACATCATCCTCGTGTTGCGGGACCATGTGCCGGTCCGCGTGGTTCTCAAGGACATTGCGGAGGAATCGGCGGTCCTCGACGCCCGGGTGCTGCCCGAGAAGGTCCGCCGCCTGTCGGTTTCGGTTCCGGAAGAGATGAAGGTGCTGTCGCTCTTCGTCGACGTGTTCGACTGTTTCTTCCGCTACCTGGCCGAGCTGTTGTGGGAGGAGCGCCTGTGTTCCGAGACGGGCTTCTGGCGGCTGGTGGCGGAATGCGTGCTGGAGTATCAATGGAAACATCCGGAACTGTCGGAGAAGTTCCGGCGCCACGATCTGTTCGCTGCAGAATTTCGGCGCTCCTGCCTCAACCGGTTGCAGATCGCCAACAATCGCCAGATGATCGATCTGGCGGATCCGGCGAAGAACCTGCAGTTTGCAGGGACGCTGGCCAATCCGATCGCGCCGTTTCGCTCGACCGGGCGAGAGGACGGCCACATCCGGGAGTTCATTGATGAGCCGACAAGCGTAGTGTGA